A stretch of DNA from Myxococcales bacterium:
TTGCCCGCCCGGCTCGACGTCGAGGCTCGGCGGGGCCGGGTCGGCTGCGATGAGGCGGCATCCGGAGGTGGTCCGAGGGTCGAGCGGAGGGAAGACCGCGCGGTGATTCCGCCCGTAGGATGGACGTGGGCATGACCACCGAGCGAGCGGCCAATGGGTGATGACTGCGGTGCTTGGCTGAAGTGGTCATGCCGCTTTCGGAGGCTCGGGCGTCGAAAGCCGAGCGCGGCAACGGCCGGCGCTCGAAGCGCACGACGGCCACAACAGCGGCAGCAGTCGATTTCGATGCCGGTCAGGATGCGGATCACTTCGCGCCACTTGGCGGCGCGCAGAGGGTTGGAGGAGCTGGGCGAAGCGGTGGGGTTCGGAGCGGATTTGGCCGGTAGTAGCTGTCGCGCGGTTTCGAGTCGGCCGGTGGCGTGGCTCGCCGACACCAGCCCGTAGTGTCGGATCTTGGTGAAGCCGGGCGGCAGGATGTGGCGAAGCCAGCGCATGAGGAATGCGACGCCGTCGAGCGTGATGTGCTCGCCACTCTTGGTGCGGAGGTGACGCCGCGCTGGTCCATCGCGAGGAGTCGGTGGTTGGAGATGGCGACGCGGTGAGTGTACTGGCCGAGGTAGGTGATCACCTGGGCGGCGCCGCCGAAGGGGCGTTTGCGTAGACGTTCCAGTCTTGCGATGAAGGCCCGCAATGAGCGCGGCGAAACGGGTGGGGTCGCCGATGCGCAACGTGCCGGAGCGGGCGGCCCGCGTGAGGGCGTCGAGCATCTTTCCGCGGAACAGCCGACCCATGACGTGGACGGGAAAGAGGAAGTCGCGGCGGCAGAGATCCAGCGAGAGCCGTCCGGGCTGAGCGCACCTCCGGTCACGATACAGTGCAGGTGCGGATGGTATTCGAGCTTCTGCGTCCACGTGTAACACCGCCGTCACGCCGAGCTCGCCGCCGCAACGCTTGGGATCCACGCCGAGCTGGAGCAGCGTGGCGGATGCACAACGAAGAGCAGGTCGTAGACGATTCTCGGATTGGCGAGAGCCAGACCGCGCAACTGAGCGGGCAGTGTGAAGACGACGTGGAAATAGTGGATCGGCAGTACGCGCTCCAACCGCCCGGCGATCCACTTCGCCTGCGCCACCGCCGGGCACTTCGGGCAGTGCCGGTTGTGACATGAGTCGTACGAAGGATCGCTGACGAAGCCACAGTCGAGACACGTTGACGTGCCCACCGAGGGCGGCCGTTCGGCAACGTGCTACGGCGTCGAGGACAGCGCGCTCGGCGAGGGTCAGTGCATGTTGTTGCTCGTGGACCGGCCGGAACGCGCGAACGACATCCGCGAGCTCCAGCGACGGCCTGCCTTCCTGTGCTGGCTCCGGCGAGCGAGCACAAGGGGCCATGCTGGCGCATGCCCGGCTACCCGGCGCGCCGACTTCGAGACCGCTTCTTTCTGGGCACCGGCGAGGCCGTCTTGCGCAGCCGGTCCGCTGGGCTCTTGGTCCTCCGAATCATTACCGGGCTGACCTGCGCGTAGCGGGCGGTCGTGCTGATGGAGGCGTGACCGAGCAGGACCTGCAACGTGCGCAGATCGGTCCCGGTCTCGAGCAGATGCGTGGCGAAGGCATGGCGCAGGACATGAGGGTGCACGTGCTTTTCGAGCCCTGCGCGGACCGCCGCCCGCGCCAACGCCTTGCCCACGGTGTCCCGGCACAGGACGCGGCCCGGTGTCTTCCCAGGAAACAGCTCGGGACCCGGC
This window harbors:
- a CDS encoding transposase, with product MGRLFRGKMLDALTRAARSGTLRIGDPTRFAALIAGLHRKTGTSTQTPLRRRRPGDHLPRPVHSPRRHLQPPTPRDGPARRHLRTKSGEHITLDGVAFLMRWLRHILPPGFTKIRHYGLVSASHATGRLETARQLLPAKSAPNPTASPSSSNPLRAAKWREVIRILTGIEIDCCRCCGRRALRAPAVAALGFRRPSLRKRHDHFSQAPQSSPIGRSLGGHAHVHPTGGITARSSLRSTLGPPPDAASSQPTRPRRASTSSRAGNFSIATCGPIPAPHQRLRPTRRLRHRAPPCWPRTHTRRLNRGPAPAIALFFIQPDIRALLRPMSTQRTTGPPVAEQLAALEDYLGRTLPPRLRELYLAFSTAPRGLLPLTTGREHDAPVPDDSPAGRFEDAQRRFASVLGHAIGNAESASHARDDHVWPPGLLVLEDCGCGVFRAVDLDDAALRIVEYEHLDAVDDPKLATSPNRLAYREPVVPRALQHRFIVVADSLEDWLRMREAT
- a CDS encoding tyrosine-type recombinase/integrase yields the protein MRVPHRLPAILSGDEIERLLGSWGRSECQAIVMTAYGAGLRINEVLNLRVADIDSRRMVIHIRQGKGQRDRYTMLPKLVLQTLRAYWRQEQPPGPELFPGKTPGRVLCRDTVGKALARAAVRAGLEKHVHPHVLRHAFATHLLETGTDLRTLQVLLGHASISTTARYAQVSPVMIRRTKSPADRLRKTASPVPRKKRSRSRRAG
- a CDS encoding transposase zinc-binding domain-containing protein, encoding MGTSTCLDCGFVSDPSYDSCHNRHCPKCPAVAQAKWIAGRLERVLPIHYFHVVFTLPAQLRGLALANPRIVYDLLFVVHPPRCSSSAWIPSVAAASSA